A window of the Hevea brasiliensis isolate MT/VB/25A 57/8 chromosome 6, ASM3005281v1, whole genome shotgun sequence genome harbors these coding sequences:
- the LOC110645522 gene encoding histone H2A, protein METGGKLKKGAGGRKGGGPKKKAVSRSVKAGLQFPVGRIGRYLKKGRYSQRVGSGAPVYLAAVLEYLAAEVLELAGNAARDNKKNRIIPRHVLLAVRNDEELGKLLAGVTIAHGGVLPNINPVLLPKKTEKATKEPKSPAKATKSPKKA, encoded by the exons ATGGAGACGGGAGGGAAACTGAAAAAGGGAGCTGGAGGGAGGAAAGGTGGAGGTCCGAAGAAGAAGGCCGTTTCTAGGTCGGTCAAAGCGGGTCTGCAGTTTCCTGTTGGGAGAATCGGACGGTATTTGAAGAAAGGGAGATATTCGCAGCGGGTTGGAAGTGGGGCTCCGGTTTACTTGGCTGCCGTTCTCGAGTACCTAGCTGCTGAA GTGCTGGAATTGGCTGGGAATGCAGCTAGAGACAACAAGAAGAACAGAATAATACCAAGGCATGTATTGCTGGCTGTGAGAAATGACGAAGAGCTTGGAAAGTTGCTTGCAGGTGTAACCATTGCTCATGGAGGTGTCCTTCCAAATATTAACCCTGTTTTGTTACCCAAAAAGACTGAGAAAGCCACCAAGGAACCCAAGTCTCCCGCAAAGGCCACCAAGTCCCCCAAGAAGGCTTAA
- the LOC110645519 gene encoding histone H2A, producing the protein METGGKLKKGAGGRKGGGPKKKPVSRSVKAGLQFPVGRIGRYLKKGRYSQRVGTGAPVYLAAVLEYLAAEVLELAGNAARDNKKNRIIPRHVLLAVRNDEELGKLLAGVTIAHGGVLPNINPVLLPKKSDKPTKEPKSPSKATKSPKKA; encoded by the exons ATGGAGACCGGAGGGAAATTGAAAAAGGGTGCCGGAGGGAGGAAAGGTGGAGGTCCGAAGAAGAAGCCAGTTTCTAGGTCTGTAAAAGCGGGTTTGCAGTTTCCTGTTGGGAGAATCGGGCGGTATTTGAAGAAAGGGAGATATTCGCAGCGCGTTGGAACTGGGGCTCCAGTTTACTTGGCTGCCGTTCTCGAGTACCTAGCTGCTGAA GTGCTGGAATTGGCTGGGAATGCAGCTAGAGACAACAAAAAGAACAGAATAATACCAAGGCACGTATTGCTTGCTGTGAGAAATGATGAAGAGCTTGGAAAGTTACTTGCAGGTGTAACCATTGCTCATGGAGGTGTCCTTCCCAATATTAATCCTGTTTTGTTGCCCAAAAAGTCTGACAAACCCACCAAGGAACCCAAGTCTCCCTCTAAGGCCACCAAGTCCCCCAAGAAGGCTTAA
- the LOC110645523 gene encoding histone H2A, with translation METGGKVKKGAGGRKGGGPKKKAISRSVKAGLQFPVSRIGRYLKKGRYSQRVGSGAPVYLAAVLEYLAAEVLELAGNAARDNKKNRIIPRHVLLAVRNDEELGKLLAGVTIAHGGVLPNINPVLLPKKTEKATKEPKSPSKATKSPRKA, from the exons ATGGAGACCGGAGGGAAAGTGAAAAAGGGAGCTGGAGGGAGGAAAGGTGGGGGTCCGAAGAAGAAGGCAATTTCTAGGTCGGTCAAAGCCGGTCTGCAGTTTCCGGTTTCGAGAATCGGGCGGTATTTGAAGAAAGGGAGATATTCGCAGCGGGTTGGAAGTGGGGCTCCAGTTTACTTAGCTGCCGTTCTCGAGTACCTAGCTGCTGAA GTGCTGGAATTGGCTGGGAATGCAGCTAGGGACAACAAGAAGAACAGAATAATACCAAGGCACGTTTTGCTTGCTGTGAGAAATGATGAAGAGCTTGGAAAGTTGCTTGCAGGTGTGACCATTGCTCATGGAGGTGTCCTTCCAAATATTAATCCTGTTTTGTTACCCAAAAAGACTGAGAAGGCCACCAAGGAACCCAAATCTCCCTCAAAGGCCACCAAGTCCCCCAGGAAGGCTTAA